In Mycobacterium tuberculosis H37Rv, a single window of DNA contains:
- the rmlC gene encoding dTDP-4-dehydrorhamnose 3,5-epimerase (dTDP-4-keto-6-deoxyglucose 3,5-epimerase (dTDP-L-rhamnose synthetase) (thymidine diphospho-4-keto-rhamnose 3,5-epimerase)), with amino-acid sequence MKARELDVPGAWEITPTIHVDSRGLFFEWLTDHGFRAFAGHSLDVRQVNCSVSSAGVLRGLHFAQLPPSQAKYVTCVSGSVFDVVVDIREGSPTFGRWDSVLLDDQDRRTIYVSEGLAHGFLALQDNSTVMYLCSAEYNPQREHTICATDPTLAVDWPLVDGAAPSLSDRDAAAPSFEDVRASGLLPRWEQTQRFIGEMRGT; translated from the coding sequence ATGAAAGCACGCGAACTCGACGTCCCCGGCGCCTGGGAGATTACCCCGACCATCCATGTCGATTCCCGCGGACTGTTCTTCGAATGGCTTACCGATCATGGGTTCCGCGCATTCGCAGGTCACAGTTTGGACGTCCGGCAAGTGAACTGCTCGGTGTCATCGGCCGGTGTGCTGCGCGGCCTGCACTTTGCCCAGTTGCCGCCGAGCCAGGCCAAGTATGTGACCTGCGTTTCCGGCTCGGTGTTCGATGTCGTCGTCGACATCCGAGAGGGCTCACCGACATTCGGCCGATGGGACTCGGTGCTGCTCGACGACCAAGACCGTAGGACGATCTACGTCTCCGAAGGCCTAGCGCACGGCTTCCTTGCACTGCAAGACAATTCGACGGTGATGTACTTGTGCTCGGCGGAATACAATCCGCAGCGCGAGCACACCATCTGCGCCACAGATCCGACGTTGGCGGTCGATTGGCCGCTGGTCGATGGCGCTGCCCCCAGCCTGTCCGACCGTGATGCCGCTGCGCCCAGCTTCGAGGATGTGCGCGCGTCTGGCCTGCTGCCCAGGTGGGAACAGACGCAGCGGTTCATTGGGGAGATGCGCGGCACCTAG
- the rpsD gene encoding 30S ribosomal protein S4: MARYTGPVTRKSRRLRTDLVGGDQAFEKRPYPPGQHGRARIKESEYLLQLQEKQKARFTYGVMEKQFRRYYEEAVRQPGKTGEELLKILESRLDNVIYRAGLARTRRMARQLVSHGHFNVNGVHVNVPSYRVSQYDIVDVRDKSLNTVPFQIARETAGERPIPSWLQVVGERQRVLIHQLPERAQIDVPLTEQLIVEYYSK, from the coding sequence ATGGCTCGTTACACCGGACCCGTCACCCGCAAATCACGGCGGTTGCGCACCGACCTCGTCGGTGGCGACCAGGCCTTCGAGAAGCGTCCCTACCCGCCCGGCCAACACGGTCGCGCGCGGATCAAGGAAAGCGAATATCTGCTTCAGCTGCAGGAGAAGCAGAAGGCCCGTTTCACATACGGCGTAATGGAAAAGCAGTTCCGCCGCTACTACGAAGAGGCCGTGCGGCAGCCCGGCAAGACGGGTGAAGAACTGCTGAAGATCCTCGAAAGCCGGCTGGACAACGTCATCTACCGTGCCGGGCTGGCGCGCACCCGGCGGATGGCTCGCCAGCTGGTCAGCCACGGGCATTTCAACGTCAACGGCGTGCACGTCAACGTCCCCAGTTACCGGGTGTCGCAGTACGACATCGTCGACGTGCGGGACAAGTCCCTGAACACGGTGCCGTTCCAGATTGCCCGGGAGACGGCGGGCGAGCGTCCGATCCCGAGCTGGCTGCAAGTGGTGGGGGAGCGGCAACGCGTCCTGATCCACCAGCTACCCGAGCGCG
- the rpsK gene encoding 30S ribosomal protein S11, whose protein sequence is MPPAKKGPATSARKGQKTRRREKKNVPHGAAHIKSTFNNTIVTITDPQGNVIAWASSGHVGFKGSRKSTPFAAQLAAENAARKAQDHGVRKVDVFVKGPGSGRETAIRSLQAAGLEVGAISDVTPQPHNGVRPPKRRRV, encoded by the coding sequence ATGCCACCAGCAAAAAAAGGGCCGGCAACGTCGGCTAGGAAGGGCCAGAAGACCCGCCGGCGGGAGAAGAAGAACGTCCCGCACGGCGCCGCCCACATCAAGAGCACGTTCAACAACACGATCGTGACCATCACCGACCCGCAAGGCAACGTCATTGCCTGGGCATCGTCGGGGCACGTCGGCTTCAAGGGTTCCCGGAAATCGACCCCGTTTGCGGCCCAGCTGGCCGCGGAGAACGCCGCTCGCAAGGCCCAAGACCACGGGGTGCGCAAGGTCGACGTGTTCGTCAAGGGCCCGGGCTCGGGCCGCGAGACCGCGATCCGGTCGCTGCAGGCCGCCGGCCTGGAGGTGGGCGCGATCTCGGATGTCACCCCCCAGCCGCATAACGGTGTCCGGCCCCCCAAGCGCCGGCGCGTCTAG
- the infA gene encoding translation initiation factor IF-1 — MAKKDGAIEVEGRVVEPLPNAMFRIELENGHKVLAHISGKMRQHYIRILPEDRVVVELSPYDLSRGRIVYRYK; from the coding sequence ATGGCCAAGAAGGACGGTGCCATAGAGGTCGAGGGTCGCGTGGTCGAGCCCCTGCCCAATGCCATGTTCCGCATTGAGCTGGAGAACGGCCACAAGGTGCTCGCCCACATCAGCGGCAAGATGCGTCAGCACTACATTCGCATCCTGCCCGAGGACCGGGTGGTGGTGGAATTGTCGCCCTACGACCTGTCCCGGGGCCGCATCGTGTACCGGTACAAGTAG
- the rpmJ gene encoding 50S ribosomal protein L36: MKVNPSVKPICDKCRLIRRHGRVMVICSDPRHKQRQG, translated from the coding sequence GTGAAGGTAAACCCGAGCGTCAAGCCGATCTGTGACAAGTGCAGGCTGATCCGTCGGCACGGGCGGGTTATGGTGATCTGTTCCGATCCGCGTCACAAACAAAGGCAGGGCTAG
- a CDS encoding hypothetical protein (This region is a possible MT-complex-specific genomic island (See Becq et al., 2007 PMID:17545187).), giving the protein MGSGSRERIVEVFDALDAELDRLDEVSFEVLTTPERLRSLERLECLVRRLPAVGHALINQLDAQASEEELGGTLCCALANRLRITKPDAARRIADAADLGPRRALTGEPLAPQLTATATAQRQGLIGEAHVKVIRALFRPPARRGGCVHPPGRRSRPGRQSRSISSRRAGPLRPAGHGLATPRRRPHRHRTRPQTRHHPEQPAIRRHVTAKWLPDPPSAGHL; this is encoded by the coding sequence ATGGGTTCGGGTAGCCGCGAACGGATTGTCGAGGTCTTTGATGCGCTGGATGCCGAGCTGGACCGCTTGGACGAGGTGTCTTTTGAGGTGTTGACCACCCCAGAACGGCTGCGGTCTCTGGAACGTCTGGAATGCTTGGTGCGCCGGCTACCGGCGGTGGGTCACGCGTTGATCAACCAACTTGACGCCCAAGCCAGCGAGGAAGAACTGGGCGGCACGCTGTGCTGCGCGCTGGCCAACCGGTTACGCATCACCAAGCCCGACGCCGCCCGGCGCATCGCCGACGCCGCCGATCTCGGACCTCGTCGAGCACTCACCGGTGAACCGCTAGCCCCACAGTTGACCGCCACCGCCACCGCCCAACGCCAGGGCCTGATCGGCGAGGCGCACGTCAAAGTGATTCGCGCCCTTTTTCGCCCACCTGCCCGCCGCGGTGGATGTGTCCACCCGCCAGGCCGCCGAAGCCGACCTGGCCGGCAAAGCCGCTCAATATCGTCCCGACGAGCTGGCCCGCTACGCCCAGCGGGTCATGGACTGGCTACACCCCGACGGCGACCTCACCGACACCGAACGCGCCCGCAAACGCGGCATCACCCTGAGCAACCAGCAATACGACGGCATGTCACGGCTAAGTGGCTACCTGACCCCCCAAGCGCGGGCCACCTTTGA
- the rpsM gene encoding 30S ribosomal protein S13, whose product MARLVGVDLPRDKRMEVALTYIFGIGRTRSNEILAATGIDRDLRTRDLTEEQLIHLRDYIEANLKVEGDLRREVQADIRRKIEIGCYQGLRHRRGMPVRGQRTKTNARTRKGPKRTIAGKKKAR is encoded by the coding sequence ATGGCTCGACTCGTCGGCGTCGACCTGCCGCGCGATAAGCGGATGGAGGTCGCCCTGACCTACATCTTTGGCATCGGCCGTACCCGCTCGAACGAAATCCTGGCGGCCACCGGCATTGACCGGGATCTGCGCACCAGAGATCTCACCGAAGAACAGCTGATCCACCTGCGCGACTACATCGAAGCGAACCTGAAGGTGGAGGGTGACCTGCGCCGCGAGGTACAGGCCGACATCCGTCGCAAGATCGAGATTGGCTGCTATCAGGGGTTGCGGCACCGCCGCGGTATGCCGGTACGCGGCCAGCGGACAAAAACCAACGCGCGGACCCGCAAAGGCCCCAAGCGCACCATCGCAGGCAAGAAGAAGGCTAGGTAA
- the rmlB gene encoding dTDP-glucose 4,6-dehydratase, which translates to MRLLVTGGAGFIGTNFVHSAVREHPDDAVTVLDALTYAGRRESLADVEDAIRLVQGDITDAELVSQLVAESDAVVHFAAESHVDNALDNPEPFLHTNVIGTFTILEAVRRHGVRLHHISTDEVYGDLELDDRARFTESTPYNPSSPYSATKAGADMLVRAWVRSYGVRATISNCSNNYGPYQHVEKFIPRQITNVLTGRRPKLYGAGANVRDWIHVDDHNSAVRRILDRGRIGRTYLISSEGERDNLTVLRTLLRLMDRDPDDFDHVTDRVGHDLRYAIDPSTLYDELCWAPKHTDFEEGLRTTIDWYRDNESWWRPLKDATEARYQERGQ; encoded by the coding sequence ATGCGGTTGCTAGTCACCGGTGGCGCGGGATTCATCGGCACGAATTTCGTGCACAGCGCCGTACGTGAGCATCCAGACGATGCGGTTACCGTACTCGACGCCCTGACCTACGCCGGCCGGCGCGAGTCGCTGGCCGACGTGGAGGATGCCATCCGGCTGGTTCAGGGCGATATCACCGACGCCGAGCTGGTTTCGCAGCTGGTGGCCGAGTCCGACGCGGTGGTGCATTTTGCCGCCGAATCCCATGTCGACAATGCACTGGACAATCCGGAGCCGTTTCTGCACACCAACGTCATCGGGACCTTCACCATCCTGGAAGCGGTGCGACGCCACGGTGTGCGCCTGCACCACATCTCCACCGACGAGGTCTACGGCGACTTGGAGCTCGACGACCGGGCGCGGTTCACCGAATCGACGCCCTATAACCCGTCCAGCCCTTACTCGGCGACCAAGGCGGGCGCAGACATGTTGGTCCGGGCCTGGGTTCGGTCCTATGGCGTACGCGCGACGATCTCCAACTGCTCCAACAACTACGGGCCGTATCAGCACGTCGAGAAGTTCATTCCGCGTCAGATCACCAATGTGCTCACCGGGCGGCGGCCCAAGCTCTACGGCGCGGGCGCCAATGTCCGTGACTGGATCCACGTCGACGACCACAACAGCGCGGTGCGGCGAATCCTGGACAGAGGCCGCATCGGCCGAACCTACCTGATCAGCTCCGAGGGCGAGCGTGACAACCTGACCGTGCTGCGCACGCTGCTGCGACTGATGGACCGCGATCCGGACGACTTCGACCACGTCACCGACCGCGTCGGCCACGACCTGCGCTATGCCATCGACCCGTCCACGCTCTACGACGAATTATGCTGGGCGCCAAAGCATACCGATTTCGAGGAGGGCCTGCGGACCACGATCGACTGGTACCGCGACAACGAATCGTGGTGGCGTCCACTAAAAGACGCCACGGAGGCCCGCTATCAAGAACGCGGTCAATGA